In Elaeis guineensis isolate ETL-2024a chromosome 1, EG11, whole genome shotgun sequence, a genomic segment contains:
- the LOC105038595 gene encoding uncharacterized protein, with product MRLCWIQTTHRHRVCGCERAWGSMIVLCFSRLLPQTPPPPRATFSRPARLVHRLIQIRPPPSRLPPVLAFTSVRRPSRSSAQKNDGSSETLEEEDAAAGEETSGKKTESAEQTEQLKEMMEARRKKSSSAPDLWGGVAEEVREIEWPAFGRVLGTTGVVLAVIAGSSIALLTVNAILAEISDSFFAGKGVQDFF from the coding sequence ATGCGACTGTGCTGGATCCAGACCACCCACCGGCATAGAGTGTGTGGATGTGAGAGAGCCTGGGGCAGCATGATCGTCCTATGCTTCTCTCGTCTTCTTCCCCAAACCCCACCGCCACCGCGCGCCACCTTTTCCCGGCCGGCGCGTCTTGTTCACCGCCTCATCCAGATCCGGCCACCACCGTCGCGGCTCCCTCCGGTCCTCGCTTTCACATCCGTCCGCCGACCCTCTCGCTCCTCAGCCCAAAAAAACGACGGCTCATCCGAAACCCTAGAGGAGGAGGATGCAGCGGCGGGTGAGGAGACTTCTGGAAAGAAGACAGAGAGTGCGGAGCAAACAGAGCAGCTCAAGGAGATGATGGAGGCGAGGAGGAAGAAGTCGTCGTCGGCGCCGGATCTGTGGGGAGGGGTGGCGGAGGAGGTGAGGGAGATCGAGTGGCCAGCGTTTGGGAGGGTCCTAGGCACCACCGGCGTCGTCCTAGCCGTCATCGCCGGCTCCAGCATCGCTCTTCTCACCGTCAACGCCATCCTCGCCGAGATATCCGACAGCTTCTTCGCCGGCAAGGGCGTCCAAGACTTCTTCTGA